agctgtgaggaggcaagtgcgattggggtgacaactctgaggactggagtagtggtgatgttgaagttgacatggaggagagcccacttgaacgagcacttgatatccattcaagcacctgctgtttttgagcCTCATCTTGAATTTTTGGCGAGGCTTGTAGCGATGgtggtaagaaagggatcatatcagattgcccACGAAAAGAagcagacatcttactttggctggaagatggtctttcttctgcagatgttactgttgcttgaccacctactgcttgaccacctaccccatggacacaacctttttttccctttccaacacgcctattcccctttccgccagcagcaggccttttgccactcattttaatgcttaactaattggcaactctgtatctgtagttgttggcacaacaaccgatggatgaaaactgagcagaactgagtggccaaactgtggtactaggcccaaaactaataactggattagatgcagtgaaaattgagatacacaggcggtatagtttgtttcacaggcaggctactctgctgatgtgcagacactgctcctaggccctaaactatcaaatggattagatgcagtgaaaattgagatacacaggcggtatagtttgtttcacaggcaggctactctgctgacgtgcagacactgctcctaggccctaaactatcaaccggattagatgcagtgaaaattgagataggcaggcggtatagtttgtttcacaggcaggctactctgctgacgtgcagacactgctcctaggtcctaaactattaactgggttatatgcagtaaaaattgagatacacaggcggtgtagctagcttcacaggcgggctactcagatgactaccagacaatgctactagcccaaaaggattgactgagctagattacaccaaatgctgtgacaaacacttgcacagcactggcacagacctgtctggcaatcagtgctatgaactgctgtaacctaccctgaaaagggctgatattacaactagtcccaactcctcccgactccctaatcctatctctctgacaattcgctccaaaaaaacactattagtctgtatagcgcacACAGCAGCAGcgctgccgtctaacactaagctgcagcagtgaggaaatggtggcgatggggcaaatggctggttcttatagggcaaggacatgtgacatacacagccaatgacacatgcccttgcttgtgtgcatcacatgcacattgctgtgtgtgagtgtgcactgctgataggctgagagactgccccGCCCCACTGTAATtgcgggaagaaaaaaaaaaaggagatcggcgttatttcagcacagatctatccaacgcgccccccccccccccccgcccactatacactgaaacagtctattaacaatgataaacagttttaatgtgcaaatcaagcaaggCTTTTGATGAACGAAcatttatcgaacagaaactcgaacagccgaattttaagcaaattgttcgggttcgtcgaacgactcagacaccgcccaaaacagctcgaatttgagattggcgaacagttcgactagaacaccgctcatctctagtgatgatATGGCCTCAACAAAGCGCTGATGTCATCATCATCGTGTCTGTCTGAGATTACATGATGAGGCAGAATGATTTGCTCAAGTTTTCATCCATAAAAGATCtggggttagttctccaagatgtttggaacaatgtcCCAATCAAATTCCTTAAAAAAAACCTGTGTGTGCAAGTGTACCTTGAGGAATTGATGTTTTGATGCTATTTAAAAGTtattcacaccaaatattgatttaagaTTTTTCATCTgtccattcactttgcattttgttaatgaataaaaaatacactattaacacttctattttttaaaacattcttacTTTGTAGCATTTTTCCACACCTTCCTAAAAAAGTTTTGCATACTTTtgtgtgtacatactgtatatggaAAAGTATTAGAATGAATCACTTTACGATATTACCATACACAGAGATATTTGAATAAACATTTATTAAACGTTTTATTTGCAGTCATTGATTTTGTAAAATAGGGGATTCATGTAATGCTACAGTGTggtaggaaaaaaatatataaacaaactGAGTCATAGGCAATAGTTTATTTGCTAGTTAATTCTCCTTTATATTACTTTCTCTTCAATTTACTGGCACCGCCGCACCAGTATGTAACCAGTACTTAATAACCATCAGAatttgcctattttttttaatagaaaagggTATATACTGACAGTCTTTAAAAATGCAGATTTTTATGCTGATTGTGCAAATCCAACTCTGTTGTTGCCCATATCATAAACAGAGTAGTACTGACGGAGGAAGACATCACCCAGAATCCAGAAGGGTTGACCATTTTGAGAAGGCAGATAGGTCACTTCTACTCCAACTGTACAGTAGCCATTATTCTACAAAGAAAGAATAATGTAATGAGAATGGAGAATTGACAAAGATTAATACATTATTGTTTATGAATGTGATATAGACCAGATACCTGGAGAATATAGGCAGAAGGAGGAATGGGGAACTGTACGCCATTGATTGTGAAGCTGATGGTCGGTAGGTTCTGCACATTGTTACAGTTCACCAGATACTGTGAATTAAAAAGCATAATGTTAAATTGTTTAAATGTCTATGTATGAATGTAATGCGACAGACTGTAAAAACAATCATTTTTATGACCATAATAGCATGCATTAGGGTACTTATTATTACGATTACTGTTAAAttaaggaaggggttaaagggaacctgtcacctgaatttggcgggacaggtttgcggtcatatgggcggggttttcgggtgtttgattcaccctttccttacctgctggctgcatgctggccgcaatattgggttgaagttcattctttgtcctccatagtacatgcctgcacaaggtgcaatcttgccttgtgcaggcatgtactacggaggacacagcatgaacttcaacccaatattgcggccagcatgcagccagcgggtaaggaaagggtgaatcaaacacccgaaaaccccgcccatatgaccgcaaaccattccctccaaattcaggtgacaggttccctttaatggcttcAGGCATGCCAAAACTCATGGAGTGTGGTAATTCTCACTAGAACTCTCTGAAAGGCAAGGGTCACACAACCATCTGAGAAAATCTgacactgatcagagtttgatcagagtggggtCCGATTTTCTCAAGGTGGAGAGAAAATAATTTCTCCACCTTATCCattcagtctgtgaaaattggactgcatACACATGTCATCCAATGTCCGACCAATAGACTTGAATAGATGCGTGAAATCCGATTCTCAGAGGCAAATTGGACATGGGTACGAATGCTAATGGTGAAAACCATGGATAGCCCTTGTTCAGTTAACACAGTCATCTGCACAAGCCCAAAGAAAGTCTTGCTAAGGAGTATGAATAAGCTGGGTGGATACAGAGATTATCTTTCCTTATTATTCAGCCATGTATTCTGCTGTTTGCTATTTTGTAGGAAATTAATAAAATGTATGCAATGTTCATTTATATTCATAAATGGTATAAATAAATAGACACTTCAGATATTCTTCAGAGAATCTTGGTAATCACATGTCTGTGTACTTCTTGGTCCTCACCGGCACTGAGTGAATCCAAGAAAATGTAAAGTTGAAGTTAGAACTGTTCTAATATTGCACATGTTAAATGAAGAAAACATTTTGCTACATAAAAAGGTTTGTGTTTTTAACTAATACTATTTAACTGTAGAAGCAAAATCTTATTTCTAATCTCTAATCTTTCTTTAAGCTAGAGTATGAGTCTAGGCTCTTATGTGAACTTTCTCACCGCTCCATTCTGGCTTTCTTGGGCTCCCACAGACTGAAGGAATGTTCCCAAAAACTGTTGTGGTATGGTAAGGAGGGAGGTTCCAGTATCCACCATGGCTTGGCAACCCTGACTACACCATCCTGTTGCTTGTCCATTAATGGAAAACCTGAAAAATATTAGTTTTGTAATTGCAATACAAGTACAAGAATACATTTGGCTTGAGCAACATTTGTTGAAAGACTACTCACGCGTCAATTGCAATCTGCCAGTATAGCTCCTGGGTGACAGGTGCCCAGTATATTTGACCAGAATACAAGTTGTTGTCAACACCACCAAAAACAACCATCCCAGACTGACTGCAAAAAGATTGTAAAGTCATATCAATGTTCTAATTTCTCGGTTTGGAAGTAATATCATCAATAATCAAGAGGCAAGACTAAAAATAAATGAGTACACACTTACTAAAACTTACCTACTCATGTAGACACTAAAGATTGGGTAAGTGAGAAGGTTTTGTTGCAGCATGCCCTGCATAGCAGTGGTGGCACCTCCAGCAGAAAGAGAAGGGTAggccattccaaaaattccttcaaAGCCGGCATACACAAAATTAGTACCTGGTTCATTCACACTTAGTCCAATCTCTTGGTTTGTGATAGTCAGGCCTTGTACCTACATAACATAATGTAAATGTATTAATAACAACAGATAATCTGTAAACACATGGTTTTAAAGGGATCTTGTAGGACAAGTATATTATTGTAGGCGAGTATACTATTCTCTGAAATGCTTTGGTGTTTCAGAAGAAGAACATCTGCATGGGGACCATAGCCGGAGACCCAGTTggtttctccctgctctgctgcacgtGATTGATAGATCTCTCTCCTATATGTTCATATGGAGAGACCTATCAATTACTTGCAGCAGCCATGAGAATAGCTGGCAAGGAGTTGGCGCTGGACTAGTTTCAACTCTGGCTACAGCCCTTAGCTGGATCTCCAAAGTTTATTTCCGGCTCTGGTATTTCAGAAAGCAATATACTTAGTTGTAATTGTGTTCCAATTGGAATCCATATTTCTTGCAGAGGCTCACTTTACAGAAGTGTTTTGAGGGGAATTTTTTTCAACTTAATTGTGATTTTCCTATCATTTTGCTTTCAATATTTTATTTCTAAAACGGAATAAACTTGGTAAGGTCTACAGGCCGATCTCAAATATGTATTAAAATGAATGTCCCATGTGAAAAATGTATAAGATGACATGAGCAGAAACTTCAAGGGACAGTAATGGCCATCCAGTTAGGagcaggaagaaggtgcagtgccccagggtcctggtcatcgcagtggtattgctttcctcttgggcagagcgatgctacgtttggaggcaaggaaggataactgcatccaggcatcacaaacatgcaacgcatttcacactccaggccatcagggggagctcctgctcctatttattaggtcactccccatatagatatataactggtagtctgtagggaaagttagtcagttccagacagaagttagttcctgacagagctccaaacAGGAGGTCTGTAGAagaaagttccagacagaagttagttcctgacagagctccagacaggagttctgtagaagaaagttccagacagtagtctgaggaggacagaaggttaacggagctgtgcatgccctcagagctgcagctcccagaaagagacattggaaggcagaattgtattgcagcgagcgtgaaggaagtcgaagcaaaggagaggataccagaaggggaccagccctgctcaggctgcctccttctgaggcgcaaaatcccggtagccggaacactgagggagtaaggacctctacgcctaatttcagagaccggcaggacagctaattgcaggttacctgtccgcacctacacccaggaggcacggtgacacccacagagccgggttatctaagagaccctataaacaggctcaagtcaccagtcatacaggttttgtcctatcctatacgggggacagagagagcgaagcatcgcatctgtgagaccctgtgaagccataggcagtaagggactacaccactgcagtgcaagggaaggctactgatttccacctggataagggaactctggacttgcctcaaaaccggccagactctggctgccctgtggtctggtgctctggactgtggatgctgaagtcttcagtaaaggtaaagagactgcaaccttgtgtcctcgtgcttcactgcaccattcaccataccaccatctacatactgggaagccctggggacatacttcacctgtgggaaggtatgccatctagctgccataacatcactccagcggaccccgtaaagcagcatcggtcaccctgaccgaataccacaggtggcgtcgtgAACATAaaatttatccctttaaagacctttcccttttacatgggtgcccagggccacggacatccccctgtgaaacagcaggacccagtaccgagtaccccttgcccgcGGGGTGACTCAAAGGCATACAGGAAGGCACTCCAGAGGGTAGGGCTTGTCCTTGGAAAAGAAATGTAGATGCAATCCATTACTTACAGATACAGTGTCATATCCAAAGACACCGGTGAGACTTCCACTGCCatactgcatggaaaactgctgattATTGGAGGAGTATGTGGAAGACTGGCTTGGGTTGAAAAGTGGGTGGTTCTCTAACAAAGCAAGATACTTTTATTAGTAAATTACCTACATATGGCGAAAAAATAACTAAAACTGAGGAAAAAGTATTTTCTAAGATATATTTTGCAAGTAAAATGCATATTGCATTTTTATTAATCTATTAAAACAAGGCACATCTAGGCATTGGGCTATGGGCATGCAAGAAATTATTGTGCCTCATAGCAAAAGTTGAAATTGACTCCACTCTTAAGATTGTAAAacattttctctattttttttattCATATCAACTGTTATTTCATAAAATATGTTTAATCTTTAATGACCAGAGAATTTTTCctttttgctttttcgtttttttCTCCCTCTCTTCCaacagccataacatttttatattttcatcAAAGTAGCGATGCAAGAGCTTGTTTTACTTTACCATATAATGCACTAgagaatataaaaaaaattctgaGTGCTGCGAAATTGCAgaacccccaacccccccccccacacacacacacacacacacacacactcacacactcaataTTTCCACTCTTTTGCTGGATTTTAATTTTGCCCAATTTATTCTGCAGTAAAAATAACCTGGTTACATGACTCTCCAAGCCAGTatgattataataataaaaaaattgtatagtttttttttattattatatcagtggtgaaaaaaatctgaaaaaaaaagaattgtcacCATTTTCTGAAACCCATAACGTTGagattttttgcaccctgagttgatgttatattgataccattttggggtacatatttcattttgattgctttttatttctTTGGGAAGTGCGATAACCGAAAAATGACAATGCTGTCACTCCAAttaaattttcatattttttttttacttttgaagtaTGGAAAATTGAGGGGTCATTCAAAATTGTACTTTACTGCAATACTAAACTCTCTGACGTTGGAGGCCTGTGGAATTTCTTTGTTCTCTCTGGAGATATGCCATTGCCAAAGAAGTTGGGAGTGATAGCTGTCATTCAAACAAGTTCATCCTACAGATATTGAAAGTGTTTTAGTTTTTAGTGTAGATGTTTAACATTTGAACAATCTGGTGATCCATTATTTTTTATGACCAATATAAAGATTCATTGAACCCCTTCCGAACGGTGATTAACATATACGTCACATTTTGAGTGCTGGTGTATGGAGCAGGTTCAGCAGCTGAACCTGCTGTGAAAATGGTGGAGGCAGGCTGTTTTGTACAGCCAAAGTCCACCTCTAACAGCTATGACTACAGCTATTACACTGATGTGTTAACCCCTTAACCCAGTGTCATGCTAGTCATATCAGCCCAACTTCTGAAGTCACTGTGGGGTGCCACTTGGCTGCCATGGTAGCTGGTGTCTGCTGAAGGCTTCCATGGCTGCCATGTTGGAGCTGCTTTGATAGTCAAATAAAAACATAACTGATTTCAGAAAAaggcattttttttacaaatttcagaattgttttcaccacttaaataaaaaagaaactaaaacaagaCATTTACAAATTGTCTAATGCCTTAATCATATTGACTTGGAATATCTTTAGCATACATTGAATGACGTAAAAACTAAAACCCAAAAATAACTggcggaatttcactgtttttgcatttttttttaccattttacaaTACATTTTATTGTAAAATgaaaggtgtcattcaaaactagaaTTTGTTCTGCAGATAACACGGCCTCAAATGGCGATGTGGATGGaagaattaaaaagttatggctcttgaaaatcGAACATTCAAGATGGTGATTATCACTACTGCTTGGAAAATACTAATTACTTAAAATTGTTATTAATTACAAGATGAATGTAATATTTAAACATTTTATTCGAACTGAGCTGATTTTTGTACTTTGGATATGATTACCCTATTGCTGCTAAATACTCACGGCAAGCTTCACTCGAGCAATAGGTGGAAGCAACCCAAAGATTGGATGACCCTGTGTCAAAAAGAACCATAAAGTTTTGCGGTGGTGTTCCGACACTAATTTGTCCAAAGTAACAAGCCTGAAACAGAAAAAACACACACCGTGTTACATTTATTAAGGCAGAAGAGTGGTGGGCAGAGTGTGATGCCATTCAGGAACCAAGACTTTGCTCCACATTGATGCAGGGACAAGTGACTTTGTGGTGTTTCAATATGTAGGTGTACCCATAACATCTCATCAAATTTGATTCAACTGTATAGTAAGTTTTGTGCCGCCCTGCATACTATATCGTTTTGGTAACGTTGAAA
The Ranitomeya imitator isolate aRanImi1 chromosome 3, aRanImi1.pri, whole genome shotgun sequence genome window above contains:
- the LOC138672036 gene encoding gastricsin-like; this encodes MKWVILALVCLQLSEGLVRVPLKRFKSIRETMKEKGVLEQFTKTHKRDPAMKYSFNHRNNFAIAYEPMNMDACYFGQISVGTPPQNFMVLFDTGSSNLWVASTYCSSEACQNHPLFNPSQSSTYSSNNQQFSMQYGSGSLTGVFGYDTVSVQGLTITNQEIGLSVNEPGTNFVYAGFEGIFGMAYPSLSAGGATTAMQGMLQQNLLTYPIFSVYMSSQSGMVVFGGVDNNLYSGQIYWAPVTQELYWQIAIDAFSINGQATGWCSQGCQAMVDTGTSLLTIPQQFLGTFLQSVGAQESQNGAYLVNCNNVQNLPTISFTINGVQFPIPPSAYILQNNGYCTVGVEVTYLPSQNGQPFWILGDVFLRQYYSVYDMGNNRVGFAQSA